A single region of the Salmo salar chromosome ssa16, Ssal_v3.1, whole genome shotgun sequence genome encodes:
- the LOC106593956 gene encoding retinoic acid-induced protein 2-like — MEDLCSEHVADLPQNGGSSGGGRGGGEGVRKVENTVNQLITSEASSISSPGQANQKPTLSHMVTIPASPTMASPSAEAPEGVALKVAASVLQPLCLGDSPVMLPIHPLQQMAGGTAPQGIPPYLLTHQGPLSLGSLSQGPGLSLPLVLEQHVFQHLNTMGAMLQQTPPCPSLSFLQNNLLFHTQPQTSSMASLAFCQPPALDQKLPGPPTQDPGIHAILQNPAFAALIQDLFSAQTNPTSSSCHPAGSTPTDPFASASFPPSQPQPPPLSYPYSSPLAPLVPPATLLVPYPVIVPLPVPLPIPLPIPIPQSQESKGYSDPSKPACMVTKSTQTNYEEIISPPPHGNIMTLYPPSSMASLSSVAMVPEGEVLDLSVKAPPIIQPKQERTFQQHDDTVLDLSVASKQKRKERPSSRDWHTSSEGTTTAWLPSPEGTTSVSLEVLKPAECTQKLHHRPNLLNGVTHVEFSRRRQWAVVDGGGSGNRPSSEPKSSSSSGSSNFEIFHTSQTAKVIVAVKDAIPTTAIFCGKIKSLSGLSSKSLSIKQHDSSGHTGALLHQCYGALPLPRGHHVVEQKDPNLPRNRQAIKLKKVSSQEIHILPIKKQRLAAFCPRK; from the exons ATGGAGGATCTTTGCTCAGAGCATGTAGCTGACCTTCCTCAGAATGGGGGAagtagtggaggaggaagaggtggtggAGAGGGGGTCAGAAAGGTAGAGAACACTGTCAACCAGCTGATTACAAGCGAGGCCTCAAGCATCAGCTCTCCTGGCCAGGCTAATCAGAAACCAACCCTTTCACATATGGTAACTATCCCAGCGTCCCCCACCATGGCCAGTCCCAGCGCCGAGGCTCCAGAAGGCGTGGCTCTCAAGGTAGCTGCCAGCGTGCTTCAGCCTCTCTGTCTGGGGGACAGTCCTGTGATGCTGCCCATCCACCCCCTCCAACAGATGGCTGGAGGAACCGCTCCCCAGGGGATCCCTCCGTACCTCCTGACCCACCAGGGGCCTCTCTCCCTGGGCTCCCTCTCCCAAGGCCCTGGCCTCTCCCTGCCTCTGGTCCTGGAGCAGCATGTGTTCCAGCATCTGAACACCATGGGAGCAATGCTCCAGCAGACTCCCCCCTGCCCTTCCCTGTCCTTCCTCCAGAACAATCTGCTGTTTCACACCCAGCCTCAGACCTCTTCCATGGCTTCATTGGCCTTCTGCCAGCCTCCAGCCCTGGATCAGAAACTACCTGGACCTCCAACCCAGGACCCAG GTATTCATGCCATCCTCCAGAACCCAGCATTCGCTGCCCTCATACAGGACCTGTTTTCTGCTCAGACCAACcccacctcctcttcctgtcaCCCAGCGGGATCAACCCCAACTGACCCCTTTGCTTCAGCCTCGTTCCCCCCATCCCAACCCcaacctccacccctctcctaccCCTACAGCTCCCCGCTAGCCCCCCTGGTACCCCCTGCCACCCTCCTGGTCCCCTACCCTGTCATTGTTCCTCTCCCTGtgcctctacccatccctctccctatccccatCCCACAGAGCCAGGAGTCCAAAGGATACTCTGACCCCTCTAAACCAGCCTGTATGGTGACTAAAAGCACACAGACTAACTATGAGGAGATCATCAGTCCTCCACCACACGGTAACATTATGACTCTTTACCCTCCATCTTCCAtggcctctctgtcctctgttgccATGGTCCCCGAGGGGGAGGTGCTTGACCTATCAGTGAAAGCCCCTCCCATAATCCAACCAAAGCAGGAAAGGACATTTCAACAACACGATGACACTGTCCTCGACCTGTCTGTAGCTAGTAAACAGAAAAGAAAAGAGCGTCCTTCATCGCGGGACTGGCACACTTCTTCCGAGGGCACTACTACAGCCTGGCTCCCTTCACCCGAGGGCACTACATCTGTTTCTCTGGAGGTCTTAAAGCCTGCGGAGTGCACTCAGAAGCTCCACCACCGCCCTAACCTGTTGAACGGTGTAACCCATGTAGAATTCAGTAGACGGCGTCAGTGGGCGGTGGTGGATGGAGGCGGGAGCGGTAACAGACCCAGCAGCGAGCCcaagagcagtagcagcagcggtaGCTCGAACTTTGAGATCTTTCACACCTCTCAAACAGCCAAAGTCATCGTGGCGGTCAAAGACGCGATCCCCACCACTGCCATCTTCTGTGGCAAGATCAAGTCTCTCTCAGGGCTGTCCAGTAAGAGCCTGTCTATTAAACAACACGACTCCTCCGGCCACACGGGGGCGCTGTTACATCAGTGTTACGGTGCTCTGCCTCTACCCAGAGGACACCATGTGGTGGAGCAGAAAGACCCTAACCTCCCCAGGAACAGACAGGCCATCAAACTGAAGAAGGTCAGCTCACAGGAGATCCACATCCTCCCCATCAAGAAGCAACGTCTGGCTGCCTTCTGCCCCAGGAAGTAG